The region GTAGCCTCCATAAATGCAACAACCACGTTATCCAACACCGGCCGATCGCGACGTTCACCTGAAATCACGCCGCCTGCCCGGTACCCGGCGCCGCAAAAATCGCTTGATCGCGATTCCGGTGCGTCTTATAGTCTGTCCCTACCACGACCATTCAACGCGCGGGTCGCCCCAGGACGGTCGACGCGGGCGGCACAAGGCATCGGACGCGGGGGTAGCATGATCGATCAGGATTTGCTGGACATACTGGCCTGCCCGGAAACCAAGGAAGAGGTGCGTCTCGCTTCCGATTCCGAAGTCGCCTCCATTAACGAAATGATCAGGGCGGGCGATCTAGTCAACCGGGGCGGCATGAAGGTGACGGAACCCATCGACGGCGGGCTGGTCCGGGCCGACGGCAAGTACCTCTATCCCATCCGGGAAGAGATCCCCATCATGCTGATCGACGAAGCAATTCCATTCTCCGCCGAGGTGGACGCATCCTGAACGGCGCCGCGCAGCGCCGAACCGGCCGTCTCAAATAAAAACCCCGTACAGGCAACCGCATGTCCCATGAATACGACCCTTACGCGCTGCTCCCCGAACATGTGAGAAAACCGCCCACCGACCGCTGGTCGACGATCCGCCAGCTGGGTCCGGGCCTGCTGTTGACCGGTTCCATCGTGGGTTCCGGCGAACTCATCGCCACCACGCGTCTCGGCGCCGAGGTCGGTTTCGTGGTGCTCTGGCTCATTCTCCTGAGCTGTGCCGTCAAGGTGCCGGTGCAGAGCGAACTCGGCCGCCACGCCATCGCCACGGGTCAGACCACTTTCGTCGCCTTCAACAAAGTGCCGGGACCGCGCCTGCGGGTATCGTGGCTCGTTTGGGGAAGCTTGCTGCTCCTGCTCTGGAGCACGATGCAGGTCGGGGGCATTTTCGGTACAATGAGCCTGTCGCTGGACCTGATCTTCCCGGTTTTCGGAAACACCTCCTGGCTGATCATACTCACCCTGGTCGGCATGGGACTCGGTCTCGTAGGCCAGTACATGACGCTGGAGCGGATCACCACCATCCTGGTCGCTCTCTTTACTTTCACCACGCTGGCCAGCGCGCTGCTCCTGTTCTGGACCCCCTATGCCGTTTCTCCCCAGGCGCTCCTGGACGGGTTGCGGTTCGCCCTGCCGACGGACGGCGCCGTGACGGCATTCGCCGTCTTCGGCATCACCGGCGTCGGCGCGTCCGAACTCCTGCTCTACCCGTACTGGTGCGTGGAAAAGGGATATGCCCGGTCGGCCGGACCCAGGGACGGCAGCCCCGACTGGCGGGCGCGCGCCCTGGGATGGATCGGCGTGATGAAAAAGGACGTGTGGCTTTGCATGGTCATCTACACGCTGGCCACGCTTGCCTTCTTCTTTCTCGGCGCAGCTGTGCTTCACGCCCAGGGCATGGTGCCCGAGGGTTTCGGCACCGTGCAGATACTCTCCGGCATGTACACGGAAACGCTGGGGAACTGGGCGTTCTACCTGTTCGGCGTGGGCGCTTTCGTGGTCCTCTTCTCGACCTATTTCGTCACCATCGTGGGCCAGTCGCGCATGCTGGCGGACGCCCTTTCGGTTCTGGGTTTCGTTACCTATGCCCGGCCCAACGACCGGCAGCGCGTCGTGCGGGTGATCGGCGTCCTGCTGCCCCTGGTTTATCTCGTCCTCTACGTTCTGTGGTCCGCGCCGGTCACCATGGTGATTATCGGCGCGCTGATGCAGACAATCCTCCTGCCGGCCATCGGGTGGGCGGCGCTGTACTTCAGCCGGACGACGGCGAGGGAAGCGGGCGTTCCCCCGTCCCGGCTCATGCTGGCGGCGCTGACGGCCGCCACGCTGGTCATGGCCGCTTTCGCGATCTATGCGGTGTGGGTAAGGTTCTAGATCGAGCGCTCGTCAGGCCAGGCCGGAATCCTGATCGCGGCCGTGGCCCGTGCAGGGACGCGGCCCGATCAAACCAGTCCCGATTCCCGGTCGCGTGAACGGTTGTCCGGGTCCCGTGATCCGGGCGGTCCGTAGCCACCTCCTCCGGCGGACAGGGCGATGATGCGGTCTCCGGGGAGAATGGGCACTTCGGTTTCCTTCGATTTCAACATCCGCTCTTTGCCGTTGGACACCACCCTGTACCGGTGCGGCAGGCCCGGCGCACCGCCGAAGAGCCCGAAGGGCGGATTGACGACGCCGTCGCCCGCCATGTTCAGCTTTGCCGGTTCGTCCCCCTCGTAGACCATCTCGAACACGGCGCCCAGTCCGCCCCGCCACGTTCCGTCGCCGCCCGAGCCCGGCCGCAGGTCGTTCCGTACGATCTTGAAGGGGAAGCGCTCCTCGGTGATCTCCACGCTGGGGCTCCGGATCGCCCCGGCCACGTTGACCTCGCCCACGCAGGACCAGCCGTCGTATCCCCGGGAGGCGCCCCCGCCCCCCCGTCCGAAGAAGAAGTGCCAGATGAACCGGTTCCCCGTGCGCGGATTGCGCCCGGTGATCGCGAATCGAAGCCTCCGGGAGAACCCCGCGTTCACGGCATCCGGTGCGACCGGGGCCAGCGCCTTGAAGACGGCCTCCACGATCTCTTCCCCGCAGTGGTTGGTGCTCATGCAGACCGGCGCCGGCGGGTTCGGGTTCACGATCAGGCCCCTGGGCGCGATGACATTCACCGGCCGCATGGATCCCTCGTTCTTCGGTACGTCGGACGGTGCCATGTACATGATGGCGACGTGGGCCAGCGATCGCGTGTTGGCATAGGCGCTGTTGATGAACCCGGTGACCTGGGGACTCGATTCGCTCAGATCAATGGTCATGTGGTCGTCCTGGACGGTGACCTTTGCCCGTATGGGGATCGACTCGGCGTCGAATCCGTCATCGTCCAGCAGCGTCTCCCCGAAGTACACGCCGTCCTTCCAGCTGCCGATGAGTTGCCGGATCCGCCGTTCCGCGCTGTCCAGGATGGCTTCGACGGACGCCATCAGGCCATCGGCGCCGTAATCGTCGAGCAGCGCCTGCAGCCGGCGCGCAGCGATCTGTACCGATCCGATCTGGGCGTGCAGGTCGCCGGTGAAGTTCTCCGCGTGGCGCACGTTGACTGCCAGCATGTGAAGCAGGTCCTCTCTGGGCCGGCCCGCTTCATAGAGCCTCACAGGAGGAATGCGAAGACCTTCGTGGTACAGTTCGCTGGCCGAGGGGTTGTATCCGCCGTGGGTTCCCCCGCCGATATCGCTGTGATGGGCCCGGTTTACGGCGAAGAAGCGCAGTGCCCCGTCGCGGAACACGGGGTAGATCGCCGTGATGTCCGGCAGGTGGCTGCCGCCGAAATAGGGGTCGTTAAGGATGAACAGATCGTCTTCATTGATGTCGTCGCCGAAGTACTCGCGCACCGCTTCGACCGACGGCGGCAGGGCGCTGATATGCACGGGAATGCCTTCGCCCTGCGCCACGAGTTGCCCCGTCGCGTCGAGGATCGCCGTGGAGAAGTCCCTGCTGGAGTTAAGGATCTGCGACATGGAAGTGCGGATCATGACGTCCGCCATCTCTCGTGCGATCGATTCCAGGCGGTGTGCCACGACCGAGTGGGTGACCGGATCCGACCTGGCCGGAGCCGCGTCGGGGGCGTCGGTCGTCGCGGACGCTTCCGTCGACACGGGCGTGTCGGGCGCGTACAGCGTCTCCGGGTTCGCGTCCGGCGCTTCCGCCGCCGTAGTCGATACGGCCAGGAACATGCCGCCGTAAGGATCGACTTCGAGATGGTCGCCTTCTTCTACGAGCACGGTGGTGAAATCGGATTCGACGATGGCCGGTCCTTCGATCACGGAGCCGGGTGCAAGATCGTCCGCCGCGAAGACGGCGGCTTCGGTCCAGGTTCCGGTGTAGACCCTTCGCGTGCCCTTGCACGCCTCCCCGGTCCGGTCGTTCCGTTCCCTGGCGTTCCGTTCCCTGACGGGCAGCTCGACCGTCGGCAGCTTGCCCGTGACCGTGGCGCGCAGCGTGACCAGGCGGATCTCCTGGTCGAGCTGATGGTAGGAATACAGGGTCTGGTACCGTTCGTGGAAGAGCGAAGCCCACGCGCGCCGAATCGCATCGTCGTCCATCGAAAGGTCCGGCACGGTCACGTTCACCTCGTAGATCTGGTCCAGGTAGCGCATGTCGGCCGTGAACCGGGTGGCGATGTCCTCGTCAGCCAGTCCCTGGTTTCTGAGCCGCGCGATGCCCTGGCCGGCCATCCGGTCCGCCAGGCGCCTGACCTCGCCGAGGTCGACCACGTCCAGGCTTGCCGTGAATGACTGGGCGAAGTCGTACCGCAGATCGGACGCGAGCATGCCGTAGGCCGACAGCACGGGGGCTGCCGACGGCAGGTAGACTTTGCCGATACCCGTCTTCCGGGCGACCTGGGCCACATGCAAGCCCGCCGCTCCTCCGAAGGCCAGTAGGGAAAAATGGCGGGGATCGCCTCCCCGGCGCACGGTCAGCAGCCGGATGCCTTCGGCCATGGCCGTGGTCACCACGTCGAGGATGCCGCGGGCCGCGTCCACCGTGGACAGCCCGAGCGGTTCGGCAACGGATTCCTGTACCGCCCGTTCAGACAGATCGGGAAAGAGGGGATTCCGTCCGCCCAGGAAGTTCCCGGGATCAAGGTAGCCCAGGACCAGGTTCGCGTCGGTAACCGTGGGCTGATCGCCGCCCCGGCCGTAACAGGCCGGACCGGGATCGGCCCCGGCGCTCCGGGGTCCGACGTGCAGCGTACCTCCGTCGTCCACCCGCGCGATGCTCCCACCGCCCGCGCCCAGTGTGTGGAGATCGATCATCGGCACGGCGATCTTCCATCCCCCTTCGTAATGTTCCCCGGAGACCTGGGGATCTCCGGCTTCAATCACCGAGATGTCCGTGCTCGTTCCGCCCATGTCGAATCCGATGAGATTCTCCGCGCCGGTCAGGCGGCCGTAGGCGACGGCCCCGCTGACCCCGCCGGCCGGTCCGGAGAGTATGGCCTGCACGGCCTGCCGCGACGCGACGTCCAGTGGCGTTACCCCTCCGTTGGAGGTCATCGTAAGGATGTCACTCGCGAGACCGAGGCTGGTGGCCTCCTTCTTCATGCGTTCAAGATACCTGGCGTAGACCGGACCTACGTAGGCGTTCACGGCCGTGGTACTCAGGCGGTCGTATTCCTTGATCTGGGGCAGGATTTCGGAGGAGAGCGAGAGGTACAGTTCCGGGTACCGCTGCCGGATGCGGTCACCGACGAGTCGTTCGTGCGCCGGGTTCAGGTAGGAGAAAACCAGGCAGACGGCGACGGATTCCACGCCGGTCCGTGCGAGTTCGTCCAGTATCTCGTCAAGCGCTTCTTTATCCACGGGCGCTTCAACGGCGCCGTCGGATCGGATACGTTCCTCCAACGTATGCCGCAGGGACCGGGGAACCAGTGGTTCGACGGGGGTCATCCTCAGATTGTACCGATCTTCTTTCAGCCCTTCCCTGAGCGCCAGCAGGTCCCGGAATCCCTCGGTGGTGATCAGTCCGACCCGGGCGCCTTTGCGCTCCAGGAGCGTGTTGGTCGCGACGGTGGTGCCGTGAATGAACAGCCGGGTCCTGGACATCAGTTCGGCCGCGGAAAGGCCGTGGGCTTCGGCAATGTCGCGGAGTCCGTTCATCACCGCGTCGGACGGCGCCCGGGGAGTCGACGCCGTCTTGAAGTAGCGTGGCGCGGCATCTCCTTCCACAACGACGAAATCCGTGAACGTCCCGCCGACGTCGATGCCAATGGAGATGGGCGGTTTGGCGGCGTCGGGTTTGACGGTGCCCGGATTCGCGGCGTCGGGTTTGATGGTGCCCGGATTCGCGGCGTCGGGTCTCGCGGCATCGCTGGCGTGAATGTTCATTTCGAATCTCCCGACCGGTCCGTATTGACGCAGCACGATGGAAGGTCTATACTGTGCAAGTTGTCACACCCACTCGGTGCGGTGATAAAGGTTCCCTGACGCGATGGCAAGGTCAATGCGCACGCGTCACCACGAATTTCGTTGTCTACATCAAGGAGTCGCATCGCCAAGATTAT is a window of Gemmatimonadota bacterium DNA encoding:
- a CDS encoding hydantoinase B/oxoprolinase family protein, whose translation is MNIHASDAARPDAANPGTIKPDAANPGTVKPDAAKPPISIGIDVGGTFTDFVVVEGDAAPRYFKTASTPRAPSDAVMNGLRDIAEAHGLSAAELMSRTRLFIHGTTVATNTLLERKGARVGLITTEGFRDLLALREGLKEDRYNLRMTPVEPLVPRSLRHTLEERIRSDGAVEAPVDKEALDEILDELARTGVESVAVCLVFSYLNPAHERLVGDRIRQRYPELYLSLSSEILPQIKEYDRLSTTAVNAYVGPVYARYLERMKKEATSLGLASDILTMTSNGGVTPLDVASRQAVQAILSGPAGGVSGAVAYGRLTGAENLIGFDMGGTSTDISVIEAGDPQVSGEHYEGGWKIAVPMIDLHTLGAGGGSIARVDDGGTLHVGPRSAGADPGPACYGRGGDQPTVTDANLVLGYLDPGNFLGGRNPLFPDLSERAVQESVAEPLGLSTVDAARGILDVVTTAMAEGIRLLTVRRGGDPRHFSLLAFGGAAGLHVAQVARKTGIGKVYLPSAAPVLSAYGMLASDLRYDFAQSFTASLDVVDLGEVRRLADRMAGQGIARLRNQGLADEDIATRFTADMRYLDQIYEVNVTVPDLSMDDDAIRRAWASLFHERYQTLYSYHQLDQEIRLVTLRATVTGKLPTVELPVRERNARERNDRTGEACKGTRRVYTGTWTEAAVFAADDLAPGSVIEGPAIVESDFTTVLVEEGDHLEVDPYGGMFLAVSTTAAEAPDANPETLYAPDTPVSTEASATTDAPDAAPARSDPVTHSVVAHRLESIAREMADVMIRTSMSQILNSSRDFSTAILDATGQLVAQGEGIPVHISALPPSVEAVREYFGDDINEDDLFILNDPYFGGSHLPDITAIYPVFRDGALRFFAVNRAHHSDIGGGTHGGYNPSASELYHEGLRIPPVRLYEAGRPREDLLHMLAVNVRHAENFTGDLHAQIGSVQIAARRLQALLDDYGADGLMASVEAILDSAERRIRQLIGSWKDGVYFGETLLDDDGFDAESIPIRAKVTVQDDHMTIDLSESSPQVTGFINSAYANTRSLAHVAIMYMAPSDVPKNEGSMRPVNVIAPRGLIVNPNPPAPVCMSTNHCGEEIVEAVFKALAPVAPDAVNAGFSRRLRFAITGRNPRTGNRFIWHFFFGRGGGGASRGYDGWSCVGEVNVAGAIRSPSVEITEERFPFKIVRNDLRPGSGGDGTWRGGLGAVFEMVYEGDEPAKLNMAGDGVVNPPFGLFGGAPGLPHRYRVVSNGKERMLKSKETEVPILPGDRIIALSAGGGGYGPPGSRDPDNRSRDRESGLV
- a CDS encoding Nramp family divalent metal transporter encodes the protein MSHEYDPYALLPEHVRKPPTDRWSTIRQLGPGLLLTGSIVGSGELIATTRLGAEVGFVVLWLILLSCAVKVPVQSELGRHAIATGQTTFVAFNKVPGPRLRVSWLVWGSLLLLLWSTMQVGGIFGTMSLSLDLIFPVFGNTSWLIILTLVGMGLGLVGQYMTLERITTILVALFTFTTLASALLLFWTPYAVSPQALLDGLRFALPTDGAVTAFAVFGITGVGASELLLYPYWCVEKGYARSAGPRDGSPDWRARALGWIGVMKKDVWLCMVIYTLATLAFFFLGAAVLHAQGMVPEGFGTVQILSGMYTETLGNWAFYLFGVGAFVVLFSTYFVTIVGQSRMLADALSVLGFVTYARPNDRQRVVRVIGVLLPLVYLVLYVLWSAPVTMVIIGALMQTILLPAIGWAALYFSRTTAREAGVPPSRLMLAALTAATLVMAAFAIYAVWVRF